In the Hordeum vulgare subsp. vulgare chromosome 7H, MorexV3_pseudomolecules_assembly, whole genome shotgun sequence genome, one interval contains:
- the LOC123407791 gene encoding transcription factor bHLH144-like, protein MQGDPGYGYGGYGAGYGYGYGGGYGAGYDMAGYGNGAGGGYYTNDRYPAAAPPAYEDPLAGRRQHDFPAPLTGLEFQPSDTCPKNYVIFDQTYDRSRVMYHPSLANNFGSSGGYDQQHCNNGGYDQNYVGKSTYYGGDQDGGECSIRQKEDTDEIDALMSSGDGDEEDDVLSTGRTPACRGGGSPDSTCSSGYVVSVSPTGNVTGAGGGGERKKERMKKMMKTLKGIIPGGDRMDTPAVLDEAVRYLKSLKVEVKKLGVRGSRS, encoded by the coding sequence ATGCAGGGAGATCCAGGCTACGGGTACGGTGGCTACGGCGCCGGCTACGGGTATGGTTACGGCGGTGGCTACGGTGCCGGCTATGACATGGCCGGGTACGGCAACGGAGCCGGAGGAGGTTACTACACCAACGACCGGTACCCCGCGGCGGCGCCGCCTGCCTATGAGGACCCGCTCGCCGGACGGAGGCAGCACGATTTCCCGGCTCCGCTCACCGGGCTCGAGTTCCAGCCGTCGGACACCTGCCCCAAGAACTACGTCATCTTTGATCAGACCTATGACCGGAGCAGGGTCATGTACCACCCGTCGCTGGCCAACAACTTCGGCTCCTCCGGGGGCTACGACCAGCAGCACTGCAACAACGGCGGCTACGACCAGAACTACGTCGGCAAGAGCACCTACTACGGCGGCGACCAGGACGGCGGCGAGTGCTCAATCCGGCAGAAGGAGGACACCGACGAGATCGACGCGCTGATGAGCTCCGGggacggcgacgaggaggacgacgtgcTGAGCACGGGTCGCACGCCTGCGTGCCGCGGAGGGGGCTCGCCGGactccacctgctcctccgggtacGTGGTGAGCGTCAGCCCGACTGGCAACGTCACCGGCGCCGGCGGAGGCGGCGAGAGGAAGAAGGAAcggatgaagaagatgatgaagacgcTCAAGGGGATCATCCCCGGCGGCGACCGGATGGACACGCCCGCCGTCCTGGACGAGGCCGTCAGGTACCTCAAGTCGCTCAAGGTGGAGGTGAAGAAGCTCGGGGTGCGCGGATCAAGAAGCTAG